The following is a genomic window from Sutcliffiella horikoshii.
ATACACCCCGCAACAACAAAAACCAACATTACATATCGGTCCATTTTTGCTTGGATCCCTACTATGTTTGGCTGTCTACTTCATCATGGCATTCTTCCTCTCATAAAAAAAAAGAGAATGGTTATGTTAGCGGACCATTCTCTCTTTTATTTCCTCTCCATTCTTACTTGAATTCTTTCCAATTTTGATTACTTTCTTCAAACAGTTCTTCAAAGGATTTATTCTTCTCTTTTAATCGTTTTTCTTCTTTTTTTCTTTCCGCTTCTTCCGCTTTTTGTTTTTGTTCTGTTTGAACAAGTTGATCTTTCATCGACTTTAATTTCGAATAAACATCCCCCTCTAACTGATCTTTTAATGATACTTTCTCTTCCTTCTTATTCGTCAAAGGCCTTTGATTATTCTTATGCTTTTTCTTCACGGCAAGCACACTCCCATAAACACGTTTTCTAGTAGTATAGCAAATTACGATTTATCCATAAACAATCATTAAAAATATATTTGTTTCTTAAAGATAAATATTATTACTTTATAATTATTATAAAAAAGTATTGATTTTCGTCTAATAACTGTTATTATTATAAACGTAATCTTACTTTTTAATTTGAGGTGAAGGATTTTGACAACTAATAATAGACTCACAACTAGCTGGGGGGCTCCTGTTGGAGATAACCAGAATTCCATGACTGCCGGTTCCAGAGGACCTACTCTCATACAAGATGTACATCTACTAGAGAAACTCGCACATTTCAACCGAGAACGTGTACCTGAACGTGTTGTTCACGCAAAAGGTGCAGGTGCACACGGGTATTTCGAGGTAACCAATGATGTAAAAAAATACACCAAGGCAAAATTTCTTTCCGAAGTAGGAAAACGCACGCCACTTTTTGTCCGATTTTCCACGGTAGCTGGTGAGAACGGGTCTGCAGATTCAGTTCGTGATCCACGTGGTTTTGCGGTGAAATTTTATACAGAAGACGGCAATTATGATCTTGTCGGAAACAATACACCGGTTTTCTTCATCAGAGATGCCATTAAGTTTCCTGACTTTATTCATACACAAAAACGTCATCCTAAAACACATCTGAAAAATCCTAATGCCGTTTGGGATTTCTGGTCACTTTCACCTGAATCCCTGCATCAAGTGACCATCCTGATGTCTGATCGTGGTATTCCTGCTACTTACCGTCATATGCATGGGTTTGGTAGCCATACGTTCAAATGGGTAAATGAAGATGGTGATGGTGTTTGGATCAAGTATCATTTTAAAACAGAACAAGGCATCAAGAATCTGACTGAAGAGGTTGGAACGAAGATTGCAGGTGAAAACTCTGATTATCATACAGAGGATCTGTTTAATGCCATTGATAAAGGCGATTATCCGGCATGGAAGGTTTATGTACAGATCATGCCGATGGAGGATGCTGATACTTACCGATTTGATCCATTTGATGTGACCAAAGTATGGTCTCAAAAAGATTATCCTTTGATGGAAGTTGGACGAATGGTATTGGATCGAAATCCGGAGAATTATTTTGCAGAGGTAGAGCAGGCAACTTTCTCTCCAGGCACACTTGTCCCTGGGATTGATGTCTCTCCAGACAAAATGCTGCAGGGACGCCTTTTTGCCTACCATGACGCGCATCGCTACCGTGTTGGAGCGAACCACCAGGCTCTACCTATAAACCGAGCACGAAATGAAGTGCACAACTATCAAAGGGATGGCCAAATGAGGTTTGACAACAATGGTGGAGATTCCGTCTATTATGAACCGAACAGCTTTAATGGTCCAACTGAAACGGCTGAAAATAAACCAGCTTCCTTTGCTGTTTCTGGAATGGCAGACAGTGTATCTTTTGATCATCATGATCACTATACACAAGCTGGAGATTTATATCGCCTGCTTAGTGAGGAAGAACGTTCCCGCTTGGTTAAAAATATCGTGGCGGCGATGATGCCGGTTGAAAACGAGGAAATCAAGCTTCGCCAAATCGGACACTTCTATAAAGCTGAACCGGAATACGGTATTCGCGTTGCAGAAGGACTTGGGTTGCAAGTCCCTCAGAAAGTACGCTAGTTATATAGTTTACTAACTTTACATTTCTCTTTTATTCTCACTTCTGTCAAGCAGGCACTGATTATTGGTGCCTGCCTTTAATAAACATTCAATCAGTTTCCAATGGCTTAACTCCCTACCTTCTCCAGATAAACGAATTTATTCTCTTTTGACATGGAAACAGAAGATAAAAGGATCCTCCATCCTTTTAAGGGACTTCCACATTTAAAGTGCATCGTATCTGTTCCCCCAAGTTCCACTGTGTAGGTTCTACTAACGCACCAGTCCACTTTAATTTGGAAGGTGTATGTTCCAGGCTCCAGCTCGATAGTTTCTTTGCCCCCATTTGCAATTTCACCGATAATTTTTTCATTAGCTAGGATCTGATAGTTTCTCATTTTGTTTGCAAATTGATCTTCTCGCTCGAAAACTACTTTTGCCATCTCTCTTCCTCCTAATCTTTCCAAAAATTCACACCAGAATTTTTCTACCCGTTTACTAAATTTTACAAACCTATCCACCGACTGGCTGAATATTAATATCAAAATGAAAAAAAGGCAGCCTGTATGAAAGCTACCTTACTTTTCTACATTTATTAATGTATTTCCTTGCCTCATCCTAGTGAAAAGAACGCCAAAAAGCTCCTTTTTTATCAATGATACTGTTAATCTCTTTAAAAGGTATTTCAAAAGTCGGAAACCCTGCTGCATATGGCGCTATTTCATATGGCGTAAAATACAAGAATAACGCATCACTCGACACATAGAAGGGCTGATCAGGTTGAATCCCCTTAAAAGAATCCGGGAAGTAGTTGTCAGGGTTTTCCTGTATTTGTTTCGCCACCAAATCGCTTAACACCTTGACATAGTCACTGTCCGCCTTGAATAAATCTTTTAACGTGTAGATTCTACCGGAATCAATATCTATCGGCACCATGATTTGTGTCGGCATCCCGTGTGCTGCTCCAAACGGGTAGTTGTAGCCGTTAAGCTCTAAGATTAGTAAGTTCTTTTTATAAAATTGTACAGAAAAATCACCTGTGTAATTATAATCGAGCTGTTTATCCGGCGGAATGGGAATAATTTGAGATTGAGTGCGTAACACCTCGTTCACTTTTTTCTCTGCTTCTTTATTCTTCATTCCTTGTATCTGTGGAAAATACACCAGATAATCCTTGTTCGGCCGGTACTTTTCCTCCCGGATAGAAACATTTCTGTTTACCGGAATAACCGAATTTTGTGCATAGACCAGGTTCCCGCTTTTGTCGTAATAAGATAATCTTTGATCTACAAATGCTTTTACCAACTGCCCTTCGATGGACAGCGTTCCAACCCCATCTATAACCGGAAGTTCTTTTGCCTGTCTGCCACTTTTGTTGATAAAGAAGCTTTTAAGCCCTTGCGTCACAGAGCTATATTCTCCCTTATAGTTGTTAACTGCATCATATTGAAAATCCGTGATCATCTGCCCGCTCACCGTATCTGCAATGGCATATGTGGAGCCTGTGTATGGCTCTTCAGGGTTAATTGCTCTACCGACTGCTGCCCTGTTCCCACCAAGTTGGTTAATATCATTGTATCTTGGTGGAATAATATAGTTTCCACTCTTATCAATTAAACCGTATTTATTTCTATAGTCACTTGAAGCATTGACAACAGCCCTTCCTCCTTGAAAAGGTAAAGCCATCCCAAATTGGGGTTTAATAACGACATTCCCCAACTCATCTACATACCCTGCTTTATCCTGGTAGGTTCTCTTGAAAGAAATTAGCCCTTCACTTAACCCATTCATCTGTTCATATGGATAAGTTTGGAGCTGAGTTCCTGTTGAATTTAACAAAGCATACAAGCTATCTTTTACCTGAACAAGTGCTTTTCCCTCACTCATATCAAAGGCATATTGATATTGGGGAGGTATCGCTACATTTCCGTTAAGATCTAAGTATCCATAAAGTGTGGTACCATCATTTTTGGAATCTTGGAAAACCGCACGGCCTCCCTGATAAGGACTGATGAATGAGTACGGTCTTTGCGTCAATACTTTTCCCTTCTCATTAATGACAACGGAACCACCCTCATTTAACATAGCAATGGCACGGCCCTCTGTAAAAGGGAAAATGGAGCTGTACTTAGGGCGAACCACAAATTTACCGGTTTGTGTAATAACTCCTGCCCCACCCTTGCGAACAATCGCCAGCCCATTTTGCTGGAATTCACCGGCATCTTCAAAGGTTGGCTTTAACACAAACTTCCCTTTTTCATCTATATATCCCCACTTTGTTCCTTCAACTGTTCTAACGGAAGCAGGAAACAAACGCGGTTTAATTATTCTTCCGAACATATATGTGGTCACCCCATTAGTTTTTGATATCTTATGGGGGAATGCCTTGATGGGTGAAGACCTAGCTTCCTCTTTTACTAAACTTCATTAAATTACGTAATACGTAGGTCTCCCTCTCGATCCAACCATTGTGGCCACTTAGTTTTTGTGCACGCTCGTTTTGCGATATAGCATCTTCTATCAAAATCCATTTAGCGGTAAAACCCTGTTCTATCTCATATCCCTCTAACTGTTGAGCAACTGTTTCTCCCCTGCACTCACACAGGTAATAATGGGAGTTCATTTCAAACAGAATATCTTGATTGAAAACATCCTCTCTTCTTTCCACAAACACACCGAATTTTTCTCCTACAGTCGTATCCACATAGCCCGTTTCTTCTAATACTTCTCGAATGAGGCCTTGTTTATGGGGTTCTCCAGATTCGACACCCCCACCCGGAAATTTGAAATCTCCTTTGTTGGAGTGGAGCATCAATATTTTCCCGTCGCGGATAACGACAGCCCTAACCACTTCCCTTACTTTTACATGTTTGTTTTCTACTTTCTCTATCCCTATAAATTTATTGAAATACATATTTAACACCTTTCTTTAATCTTCTTTTATTAACCATCCAATGGCATTTATATCATTAAGATGGTGGAAAAACAGAGCATCCTCTGTCTCCATTACTCCCGTTATATTCGTAAATGGTATGGAATCACTTTGCATATCTTCTAGTACTTCGCCTGATTTATTAATCGCGATAACGTGGGAGTAACCTGCCCCTTTAGGCAACATTTTAGCTGGAAGGCGCATTGCCATTTTCCTTAATAACGGCTTATCGGAACTAAATTCTAAGAAATCATTTCTGGGCATGATTAGTCCAATCCAGAATTTTCCGTTCTCTCCTGCCATCATATTATCCGGTAATCCAGGTAGATTATCTAGGAGAACTTCTGCAAATTCACTTTCTTCTTTTGTAGTTAGTGTCTGATCTGTTTCGAGGTTTAACTTCCAGACGCGGTATTTTCCCGTTTCATTTATTAGGAGATATTTTTCGTCAGTACTTAGTGCTATTCCGTTTGCAAAGCTAATATCTTTCATTAGAACTCTAGTTTTTTTCGTAGCCGGATTATACTCCAATACTCTACCTGTGCTTCTATTTTCAAGAATATCTATTTCTCCAGCGCGGCCAACATCACCGATTTCTTTCGCTTTTGTCCTTTGAGAAGCATCCGTAAAATAAATGGTTCCATTATTAGAAACTACTACCGCATCAATAAAATTTAAGGGTTTCTCTTCCACGGTGTCTGTTAAAAGATC
Proteins encoded in this region:
- a CDS encoding YqkE family protein encodes the protein MKKKHKNNQRPLTNKKEEKVSLKDQLEGDVYSKLKSMKDQLVQTEQKQKAEEAERKKEEKRLKEKNKSFEELFEESNQNWKEFK
- the katA gene encoding catalase KatA, whose product is MTTNNRLTTSWGAPVGDNQNSMTAGSRGPTLIQDVHLLEKLAHFNRERVPERVVHAKGAGAHGYFEVTNDVKKYTKAKFLSEVGKRTPLFVRFSTVAGENGSADSVRDPRGFAVKFYTEDGNYDLVGNNTPVFFIRDAIKFPDFIHTQKRHPKTHLKNPNAVWDFWSLSPESLHQVTILMSDRGIPATYRHMHGFGSHTFKWVNEDGDGVWIKYHFKTEQGIKNLTEEVGTKIAGENSDYHTEDLFNAIDKGDYPAWKVYVQIMPMEDADTYRFDPFDVTKVWSQKDYPLMEVGRMVLDRNPENYFAEVEQATFSPGTLVPGIDVSPDKMLQGRLFAYHDAHRYRVGANHQALPINRARNEVHNYQRDGQMRFDNNGGDSVYYEPNSFNGPTETAENKPASFAVSGMADSVSFDHHDHYTQAGDLYRLLSEEERSRLVKNIVAAMMPVENEEIKLRQIGHFYKAEPEYGIRVAEGLGLQVPQKVR
- a CDS encoding WG repeat-containing protein; this translates as MFGRIIKPRLFPASVRTVEGTKWGYIDEKGKFVLKPTFEDAGEFQQNGLAIVRKGGAGVITQTGKFVVRPKYSSIFPFTEGRAIAMLNEGGSVVINEKGKVLTQRPYSFISPYQGGRAVFQDSKNDGTTLYGYLDLNGNVAIPPQYQYAFDMSEGKALVQVKDSLYALLNSTGTQLQTYPYEQMNGLSEGLISFKRTYQDKAGYVDELGNVVIKPQFGMALPFQGGRAVVNASSDYRNKYGLIDKSGNYIIPPRYNDINQLGGNRAAVGRAINPEEPYTGSTYAIADTVSGQMITDFQYDAVNNYKGEYSSVTQGLKSFFINKSGRQAKELPVIDGVGTLSIEGQLVKAFVDQRLSYYDKSGNLVYAQNSVIPVNRNVSIREEKYRPNKDYLVYFPQIQGMKNKEAEKKVNEVLRTQSQIIPIPPDKQLDYNYTGDFSVQFYKKNLLILELNGYNYPFGAAHGMPTQIMVPIDIDSGRIYTLKDLFKADSDYVKVLSDLVAKQIQENPDNYFPDSFKGIQPDQPFYVSSDALFLYFTPYEIAPYAAGFPTFEIPFKEINSIIDKKGAFWRSFH
- a CDS encoding NUDIX hydrolase yields the protein MYFNKFIGIEKVENKHVKVREVVRAVVIRDGKILMLHSNKGDFKFPGGGVESGEPHKQGLIREVLEETGYVDTTVGEKFGVFVERREDVFNQDILFEMNSHYYLCECRGETVAQQLEGYEIEQGFTAKWILIEDAISQNERAQKLSGHNGWIERETYVLRNLMKFSKRGS
- a CDS encoding SMP-30/gluconolactonase/LRE family protein yields the protein MKLKIIKVLAFLCTVLILYLLFWPVSIDPVAWESPKSHGYTGTFEKNNRLSGMEYLSIGEYAEPEHIVYREGWLYAATKTGAIIRVREDGTGLQEIANTKGRPLGFDFDNEGSIIVADPLYGNHGGLLKISNYEDGDGEIDLLTDTVEEKPLNFIDAVVVSNNGTIYFTDASQRTKAKEIGDVGRAGEIDILENRSTGRVLEYNPATKKTRVLMKDISFANGIALSTDEKYLLINETGKYRVWKLNLETDQTLTTKEESEFAEVLLDNLPGLPDNMMAGENGKFWIGLIMPRNDFLEFSSDKPLLRKMAMRLPAKMLPKGAGYSHVIAINKSGEVLEDMQSDSIPFTNITGVMETEDALFFHHLNDINAIGWLIKED